Proteins from one Halovivax limisalsi genomic window:
- a CDS encoding oligosaccharyl transferase, archaeosortase A system-associated, with amino-acid sequence MSSETADARALQADDVVAYAERYGHLALVGVLMVFMLWVRLKNLGSFRGRDRLAFTGIDSWYHWRATDWTVQNFPWVMPYEVYTGFPDGNNVDQFNTLFDQFVALLAMLIGLGSPTQSDIYLAALIAGPILATLTAIPVYLIAKRVSGDNRFAGLVAVIILALSPGEFTRRSLAGNFDHHVAEALLMAVAIYALVVALRSAERDKPIWELVTSRDWSLLRTPTKYSVLAGVAITLYLWVWPAGIVLIGILGIFFAVQLALDFVRGVSPDHVAFVGVVSMAVTALFSLLKTDVYSLTEVTQYSLIQPALAVLVALGCLFMAWLARQWETRELERVYYPAAILGLVAAGLVVLWIALPDLYNTVMTNVTTRLLPIRSTDTALTVQEVQPPDDIVRRAARSFGMGLYLFILGLVLLIARPFVGDRFRAEHTLVIVWGLFLLGMAASQSRFWYYFVLPVSILSGYTIAQVVGLIDLNPSDRVRDVKGYQVLTILLVLTVLFVPFAPGIASYTAPDIADAVQPGGESDTWAEGNEFLQENTPEPGNLYGAGNESELDYYGTYERPADGDYDYPGGAYGVMSWWDYGHFITSQGERIPHANPFQQHARSASAFLQAPSEDAANEVLDAISAGMEPRLDASGNVTVDAPEDVDNDVPYVMIDHKMAGEKFPAIARWTGPNRAIYGTQKDINLGVQNESQTLPAFSDAYYDTQLARLYLDDASGMEHYRLVHEADEWALVGGQVTQTRPLPFSNAILNADSWGPMVENTSMLYERERKNGNLTRTNFYEPHVESSLKTFERVEGATMTGQVENATNASSIRVSLELETAPGRTFTYTQNAELGDDGSFEVTVPYATDNVRGPDEGYTDSSVTANGNYSVVVQGDDGIHQASANVSEGAVYDGESIAVDGFEFTSYDDLFETNPGDESDENVTDGNATDGEGDTESGSDNESDATSERISGPDVRVPPQ; translated from the coding sequence ATGAGTAGCGAGACTGCAGACGCTCGAGCCCTCCAGGCCGACGATGTCGTTGCATACGCGGAGCGCTACGGCCACCTCGCGCTGGTCGGCGTCCTGATGGTGTTCATGCTGTGGGTGCGCCTGAAGAACCTCGGGTCGTTCCGGGGGAGAGACCGCCTCGCCTTCACGGGGATCGACTCGTGGTACCACTGGCGAGCGACCGACTGGACGGTCCAGAACTTTCCGTGGGTGATGCCGTACGAAGTGTACACCGGGTTCCCGGACGGGAACAACGTCGATCAGTTCAACACGCTGTTCGACCAGTTCGTCGCGCTCCTCGCGATGCTCATCGGCCTCGGAAGCCCGACCCAGTCCGACATCTACCTCGCGGCGTTGATCGCGGGCCCCATCCTCGCGACGCTGACGGCGATCCCGGTGTACCTGATCGCGAAGCGAGTGAGCGGCGACAACCGCTTCGCCGGGCTCGTCGCGGTCATCATCCTCGCGTTATCGCCGGGTGAGTTCACCAGACGGTCCCTCGCCGGCAACTTCGACCACCACGTGGCGGAAGCGCTGCTCATGGCCGTGGCGATCTACGCGCTCGTCGTCGCGCTCCGGAGCGCGGAGCGAGACAAACCCATCTGGGAACTCGTCACCAGCCGGGACTGGTCCCTCCTTCGGACGCCGACGAAGTACTCGGTCCTCGCCGGCGTCGCCATTACACTGTATCTCTGGGTCTGGCCGGCCGGGATCGTGCTCATCGGTATCCTCGGCATCTTCTTCGCCGTCCAGCTCGCCCTCGATTTCGTCCGCGGCGTCTCGCCTGACCACGTCGCGTTCGTCGGCGTCGTCAGTATGGCCGTCACGGCCCTCTTCTCCCTCCTCAAAACGGACGTCTACTCGCTCACCGAGGTCACCCAATACAGCCTCATTCAACCCGCACTCGCGGTACTCGTCGCGCTCGGCTGTCTCTTCATGGCCTGGTTGGCCCGACAGTGGGAAACACGCGAGCTCGAACGCGTCTACTACCCGGCCGCCATCCTCGGCCTCGTGGCGGCCGGACTCGTCGTCCTCTGGATCGCACTCCCCGATCTCTACAATACGGTGATGACCAACGTGACGACACGGTTGCTCCCGATTCGGTCGACCGATACCGCGTTGACCGTCCAGGAAGTCCAACCGCCGGACGATATCGTCCGTCGGGCCGCGCGATCGTTCGGTATGGGGCTGTACCTGTTCATTCTCGGGCTCGTCCTGCTGATCGCGCGGCCGTTCGTCGGCGATCGGTTCCGCGCCGAACACACGCTCGTGATCGTCTGGGGGCTGTTCCTGCTCGGCATGGCCGCCTCCCAGTCGCGCTTCTGGTACTACTTCGTACTCCCAGTCTCGATCCTCTCGGGCTATACGATCGCCCAGGTCGTCGGGCTGATCGACCTCAACCCGAGCGATCGAGTGCGCGACGTCAAGGGGTATCAGGTGCTGACGATTCTGCTCGTCCTCACCGTCCTCTTCGTCCCCTTCGCGCCCGGAATCGCGAGCTACACCGCACCGGATATCGCAGATGCGGTGCAGCCGGGCGGCGAATCGGATACGTGGGCCGAGGGCAACGAGTTCCTGCAGGAGAACACGCCCGAGCCTGGAAACCTCTACGGCGCCGGGAACGAAAGTGAACTCGACTACTATGGCACCTACGAGCGGCCCGCCGACGGTGACTACGATTACCCCGGCGGCGCCTACGGCGTCATGTCGTGGTGGGACTACGGCCACTTCATCACGAGTCAGGGCGAACGGATTCCCCACGCGAACCCGTTCCAGCAACACGCTCGCAGCGCCTCGGCGTTCCTCCAGGCGCCGTCCGAGGACGCCGCGAACGAGGTTCTGGACGCGATCAGCGCCGGGATGGAGCCGCGCCTCGACGCTTCCGGCAACGTGACAGTCGACGCGCCGGAGGACGTCGACAACGACGTTCCGTACGTGATGATCGATCACAAGATGGCCGGCGAGAAGTTCCCGGCCATCGCTCGGTGGACCGGTCCGAACCGGGCGATCTACGGGACGCAGAAGGATATCAACCTCGGCGTGCAGAACGAATCGCAAACGCTCCCGGCGTTCAGCGACGCGTACTACGACACTCAGCTGGCGCGGCTCTACCTCGACGACGCCAGCGGGATGGAACACTACCGCCTGGTCCACGAGGCGGACGAGTGGGCGCTCGTCGGCGGGCAGGTAACGCAAACCCGACCACTCCCGTTCAGCAACGCAATCCTGAACGCCGATTCGTGGGGGCCGATGGTGGAGAACACGTCGATGCTCTACGAGCGTGAACGTAAGAACGGCAACCTCACGCGGACGAATTTCTACGAGCCCCACGTGGAGTCGTCGCTCAAAACGTTCGAACGCGTCGAGGGGGCGACGATGACCGGCCAGGTCGAAAACGCGACGAACGCCTCGTCGATCCGGGTCTCGCTCGAACTGGAGACGGCGCCCGGCCGGACGTTCACGTACACCCAGAACGCCGAGCTCGGTGACGACGGGAGCTTCGAGGTGACGGTCCCGTACGCGACGGACAACGTCCGCGGCCCGGACGAGGGCTACACGGACAGCTCCGTCACCGCCAACGGCAACTATTCGGTCGTGGTCCAGGGCGATGACGGCATCCACCAGGCGTCCGCGAACGTCTCCGAAGGGGCCGTCTACGACGGCGAGTCGATCGCCGTCGACGGGTTCGAGTTTACGTCCTACGACGATCTGTTCGAGACGAACCCGGGCGACGAATCGGACGAAAACGTGACTGACGGCAACGCGACCGACGGCGAAGGCGATACCGAGAGCGGATCGGATAACGAAAGCGACGCCACGAGCGAGCGTATAAGCGGTCCGGACGTCCGCGTCCCACCGCAATAG
- a CDS encoding sulfatase-like hydrolase/transferase, with amino-acid sequence MNVKRTLIERLPPSVKRVLAIPYDWQQTRAADRAFAQKELPPAERDPDAPAHIVCLVVDALRADHVDAQLTPFLASLNGTDAITPSTWTFPAMSSFVTGVYPHEHGAMKQSDEPDDSSGLSLPPRMAEDRTTLTETLAGAGYETYGGFGHDTPFVALSGRFETHELYHSITANADDVLSDHVNWLAGRERTFSLVHLADPHVPVDPPTAYWESHEVDRSIEAIENWRYGTETECADDCRRYREHRRRLYRAAIDYVDDAIERYVARLDETIDEDYALLVTADHGEALWEHVDFDVTHFDGTGCVDHGGAPYDELARVPLLTNRQWEVDAPVSLVDVAPTILDSVGVTGPHMSGVSLRGDAPAERRLLVEGSLSGYEKKAVYDGGAKLVASRGNDVEVVLDSNTDEPIDVSEDRLESMRESLPPWPDGGENQTEVPEVVEDRLAQLGYR; translated from the coding sequence ATGAACGTCAAGCGGACGCTGATCGAGCGACTGCCGCCGTCAGTGAAACGAGTTCTCGCGATCCCCTACGACTGGCAGCAGACGCGCGCCGCCGATCGCGCATTCGCCCAAAAGGAGCTTCCACCGGCGGAGCGAGATCCGGACGCACCCGCCCACATCGTTTGTCTGGTCGTCGACGCCCTCCGTGCGGATCACGTCGACGCGCAGCTGACGCCGTTCCTCGCCTCGCTGAACGGCACGGATGCGATTACACCGAGCACCTGGACGTTTCCGGCGATGTCCTCGTTCGTCACCGGCGTCTATCCGCACGAACACGGCGCGATGAAACAGTCCGACGAACCCGACGACTCGTCAGGGCTTTCGCTCCCGCCTCGAATGGCCGAGGACCGAACCACCCTGACCGAGACCCTGGCCGGTGCTGGCTACGAAACGTACGGCGGATTCGGCCACGACACGCCGTTCGTGGCGTTGTCCGGCAGATTCGAAACGCACGAGCTGTATCACTCGATCACCGCGAACGCGGACGACGTCCTCTCGGATCACGTAAACTGGCTCGCCGGTCGAGAGCGTACGTTCTCGCTCGTACACCTCGCTGACCCACACGTCCCGGTCGATCCGCCGACCGCCTACTGGGAGTCACACGAGGTCGATCGCTCGATCGAGGCGATCGAAAACTGGCGGTACGGTACCGAAACCGAGTGTGCGGACGACTGCCGTCGCTATCGCGAACACCGTCGGCGCCTCTATCGAGCAGCGATCGACTACGTCGACGACGCGATAGAACGCTACGTCGCGCGACTGGACGAAACGATCGACGAGGACTACGCGCTCCTCGTCACCGCCGATCACGGAGAAGCGCTTTGGGAGCACGTCGATTTCGACGTTACGCACTTCGACGGTACCGGTTGCGTGGATCACGGCGGTGCGCCGTACGACGAGCTCGCACGTGTTCCACTGCTGACGAACCGCCAGTGGGAGGTCGACGCGCCAGTTTCCCTCGTCGACGTCGCCCCGACGATTCTCGACAGCGTCGGTGTCACCGGCCCGCACATGTCGGGGGTCTCGCTTCGTGGAGACGCGCCGGCCGAGCGACGATTACTCGTCGAAGGAAGTCTCAGCGGATACGAGAAAAAGGCCGTCTACGACGGCGGGGCCAAACTCGTCGCCTCTCGAGGGAACGACGTCGAGGTGGTCCTCGATTCGAACACCGACGAGCCGATCGACGTCTCCGAAGACCGTCTCGAATCGATGCGCGAGTCGCTGCCACCCTGGCCGGACGGGGGCGAAAACCAAACTGAAGTTCCGGAGGTGGTCGAAGATCGGCTCGCACAACTGGGGTATCGATAG
- a CDS encoding glycosyltransferase, translating to MDVSVVICTYSPSLYEDFCEAIESVLDQEYESVEVIAVVDGSDRVCEWARDDWGDTDRVLVHCNEKNVGLSASRNVGISLASGDVVAFMDDDAVAEPDWIAELVSVYRDRDVESVGGRMAPLWVAGKPTFLPEEFYWLVGVTHRGFPDAGPVRNTFGSNISFRTSVFERIGGFDESLGRIGDKQGQGEETDLATRLRTELGGTVYYNPDAVVGHKIYEHRTDWRWLLNRAFQQGRSKYELSRSTPELGSDEGAFLRQLFVDFVPRRVMTLHRPPRWNRLQQLLFLLLLTATVGAGYLTGAVRAWLRT from the coding sequence ATGGACGTTTCGGTCGTTATCTGTACGTACTCCCCGTCGCTGTACGAGGACTTCTGTGAAGCGATCGAGAGCGTCCTCGATCAGGAATACGAGTCCGTCGAGGTAATCGCCGTCGTCGATGGCTCCGATCGCGTCTGTGAGTGGGCACGGGACGATTGGGGCGATACGGATCGGGTACTCGTTCACTGTAACGAAAAAAACGTCGGCCTCTCGGCGAGCCGAAACGTAGGGATCTCCCTCGCGTCTGGCGACGTCGTCGCGTTTATGGACGACGATGCGGTCGCGGAACCCGATTGGATTGCCGAACTGGTCTCCGTCTATAGAGACCGCGACGTCGAATCCGTCGGCGGTCGCATGGCTCCCCTCTGGGTCGCCGGGAAACCGACCTTCCTCCCGGAGGAATTCTACTGGCTCGTCGGCGTAACCCATCGAGGCTTCCCGGACGCCGGGCCGGTGAGAAACACGTTCGGCTCCAATATCTCCTTTCGAACGTCCGTCTTCGAGCGAATCGGTGGATTCGACGAATCACTCGGTCGAATCGGTGACAAACAGGGGCAGGGAGAAGAAACGGATCTCGCGACTCGGTTGCGAACGGAACTCGGTGGGACGGTCTATTACAATCCGGACGCGGTCGTTGGACACAAAATATACGAGCATCGGACCGATTGGCGATGGTTACTCAATCGAGCATTCCAGCAGGGGCGATCGAAGTACGAACTGAGTCGCTCGACACCGGAGCTGGGGAGTGACGAAGGCGCGTTCTTGAGGCAGCTTTTCGTCGATTTCGTGCCGCGGCGAGTGATGACCCTGCACCGGCCGCCCCGGTGGAACCGCTTGCAGCAACTCTTGTTTCTCCTTCTGCTTACGGCCACGGTGGGAGCTGGCTACCTGACGGGAGCGGTTCGTGCGTGGTTACGAACGTAA
- a CDS encoding glycosyltransferase — protein sequence MNVLWLRPSKGDNISVRRERIADRLRERGYEIDIVDASGRDSIDAIGRALTGDYDVIAGNVRVGLYLGYPLSVLRRKPFLGDVSDPISDIDYLPGPLYRFFEWYEWQALERADATAFVYESSLQEAAERGISDAVKLPNAVDFDRFADPEQGAVAEAREILLDAGVDLEKPIGIYIGVFSPSYGITELLEAARETPAWEFCFVGEGELESTVDQAARNVENVAYPGAFPYRLMPGFLAHADVGFCFKDAEQPLKLKEYGAAGLPIVARRGELERWYDSDELCFVDLEPVAISNALEAFRSDPSLGESYSRAGKEIARAASWDEIADGYDRLFRSITPDNVAEPNNT from the coding sequence ATGAACGTCCTCTGGTTACGTCCATCGAAAGGGGACAACATCAGCGTCAGACGCGAGCGGATCGCCGACCGCCTTCGAGAGCGAGGTTACGAGATCGACATCGTCGACGCGAGCGGACGAGACTCGATCGACGCGATCGGACGCGCACTCACCGGCGACTACGACGTGATCGCCGGGAACGTCCGCGTCGGTCTCTATCTCGGGTATCCACTCTCGGTTCTCCGTCGAAAACCGTTTCTCGGCGACGTGAGCGATCCGATATCTGACATCGACTATCTGCCAGGTCCGCTCTATCGGTTCTTCGAGTGGTACGAGTGGCAGGCGCTCGAGCGAGCGGACGCGACCGCGTTCGTCTACGAGTCCTCGCTCCAGGAGGCCGCCGAACGAGGGATCTCCGACGCGGTCAAACTCCCCAACGCCGTCGATTTCGATCGGTTCGCCGATCCGGAGCAGGGTGCGGTAGCGGAGGCTCGAGAGATCCTCCTCGATGCCGGCGTCGACCTGGAAAAGCCGATCGGGATCTATATCGGCGTGTTCTCACCGTCGTACGGCATTACCGAACTGCTAGAGGCTGCCCGGGAGACTCCGGCGTGGGAGTTTTGCTTCGTCGGCGAGGGAGAACTCGAGTCGACCGTCGATCAGGCCGCGAGGAACGTCGAGAACGTGGCGTATCCGGGTGCGTTCCCGTACCGCCTGATGCCCGGATTCCTCGCGCACGCCGACGTCGGCTTCTGTTTCAAAGACGCCGAACAACCGCTGAAGCTCAAAGAGTACGGCGCAGCTGGCTTGCCTATCGTCGCTCGGCGCGGTGAACTGGAACGCTGGTACGATTCGGACGAACTGTGCTTCGTGGACCTCGAACCGGTCGCGATATCGAACGCACTGGAGGCGTTTCGGTCGGATCCGTCCCTGGGCGAGTCGTATTCGCGGGCGGGGAAGGAGATCGCTCGCGCGGCGAGCTGGGACGAGATCGCGGACGGCTACGATCGATTGTTCAGGAGCATCACCCCCGACAACGTAGCCGAACCGAACAATACATAA
- a CDS encoding DUF5817 domain-containing protein, translated as MYAVVGCSDCSHLWLLEGRSETTECPRCGSRRSYDRRRTFLETEDADHAREVRASMLANRQDEGEAFASIDSFDELESTVADGVVDDEAYLSASGLDPDAISAAGERDPRGSAGHGSRREIVEAAIESLETATEPAIVEYASDRGVPAEAVESVLEKLVRNGDASEHRGTYRLL; from the coding sequence ATGTACGCCGTCGTCGGTTGCAGCGACTGTTCGCACCTCTGGTTGCTCGAGGGCCGATCAGAGACGACGGAGTGTCCGCGGTGTGGCTCGCGTCGATCGTACGACCGCCGACGGACGTTCCTCGAAACAGAGGACGCGGATCACGCGCGCGAGGTTCGCGCCTCGATGCTGGCCAATCGCCAGGACGAGGGCGAGGCGTTCGCCTCGATCGACTCGTTCGACGAACTCGAATCGACCGTTGCGGACGGCGTCGTCGACGACGAGGCGTATCTCTCTGCGTCCGGGCTCGATCCGGACGCCATCTCGGCCGCGGGTGAACGCGATCCACGCGGCAGCGCCGGGCACGGCAGTCGACGCGAGATCGTCGAGGCGGCGATCGAGTCGCTCGAGACGGCCACCGAACCGGCGATCGTCGAGTACGCGAGCGACCGGGGCGTCCCGGCCGAGGCGGTCGAATCCGTCCTCGAGAAACTCGTCCGGAACGGTGACGCGAGCGAGCACCGCGGCACCTATCGATTGCTTTGA
- a CDS encoding PhzF family phenazine biosynthesis protein: MSADSRTIAVQLVDAFTDEALAGNPAGVVFEADDLAAEQRQAIANELSVSETAFVEKSDRADRRLQYFTPTQEVDLCGHATIGTLVAAHESGRMESGAGTIETNVGMLDVEIEPDGTAWMTQDAPSVREVDIPYDRVADALGIEVAALEGVGADLPLAVASTGLPFLIVPVTYLQDLGGAEPDMAAIETVSDEVDATGIYVFTFDTLAADSTLHGRMFAPGAGVPEDPVTGTASGATGAYLRRFGAFDAGADGALAAGSDGETSVAVSIDESAPAELRMEQGHYVNRPGTVRVRVDGDVQVGGRGVRSMTGELTVPSVTESDIIEG, from the coding sequence ATGAGCGCAGACTCCCGGACGATCGCCGTCCAGCTCGTCGACGCCTTCACGGACGAGGCGCTCGCGGGTAATCCGGCCGGCGTGGTGTTCGAGGCGGACGATCTCGCCGCCGAGCAGCGCCAAGCGATCGCGAACGAGCTCTCGGTGAGCGAGACCGCGTTCGTCGAGAAGAGCGACCGAGCGGACCGTCGCTTGCAGTACTTCACCCCCACGCAGGAAGTCGACCTCTGCGGACACGCCACGATCGGAACGCTCGTCGCGGCCCACGAGTCCGGCCGGATGGAATCAGGGGCGGGGACCATCGAGACCAACGTGGGTATGCTCGACGTCGAGATCGAGCCGGACGGGACCGCATGGATGACCCAGGACGCTCCGAGCGTTCGTGAAGTCGACATCCCGTACGACCGCGTCGCCGACGCCCTGGGCATCGAGGTCGCTGCGCTGGAGGGCGTCGGTGCCGATCTGCCCCTCGCCGTCGCCTCGACGGGACTACCCTTCCTGATCGTCCCCGTGACGTACCTCCAGGACCTCGGCGGCGCGGAGCCGGACATGGCGGCGATCGAGACGGTGAGCGACGAGGTCGACGCGACCGGCATCTACGTCTTTACCTTCGATACGCTCGCAGCCGACTCGACGCTCCACGGTCGGATGTTCGCACCCGGCGCCGGCGTACCCGAGGACCCCGTGACCGGAACGGCGAGCGGCGCGACCGGCGCCTACCTGCGCCGATTCGGGGCGTTCGACGCCGGCGCCGATGGAGCGCTCGCGGCGGGAAGCGACGGGGAGACGAGCGTCGCCGTCTCCATCGACGAGTCGGCGCCCGCGGAACTGCGCATGGAACAGGGCCACTACGTCAACCGGCCGGGAACCGTCAGGGTTCGGGTCGACGGCGACGTGCAGGTCGGCGGACGCGGCGTTCGGTCGATGACGGGCGAACTGACGGTTCCGTCGGTAACGGAATCGGACATCATCGAAGGCTGA
- the thiC gene encoding phosphomethylpyrimidine synthase ThiC: MARTQLQAARDGIVTDEMRRVAERERCEGEFVREQVADGTAVIPANHGHETLDPMIIGRAFATKVNANIGNSETTSELDEERAKLHAAVHHGADTVMDLGTGADLDAIREDHLARSPVPIGTVPVYEARKRAGAPGDLSVDLLLSVIEKQARQGVDYMTIHAGILAEHLPLTEERTTGIVSRGGSILAKWMTASGKQNPLYTSFDNICEICATHDVTISLGDSLRPGCLADACDDAQYAELDTLGQLTRRARDHGVQVMVEGPGHVPMDRIAENVRRQQRVCDGAPFYVLGPLVTDIAPGYDHITSAIGAAIAAQHGAAMLCYVTPKEHLGLPDEADVRDGLAAYRIAAHAADVGTNRPGARDWDDALSAARYAFDWTEQFALALDPERAREYHDQTLPGDNYTDARFCSMCGVEFCSMRIDQDARTDGDLDELTTETDLEASPAAEVNRPPVGTHEESE, encoded by the coding sequence ATGGCTCGCACGCAGTTGCAGGCGGCTCGTGACGGGATCGTAACGGACGAGATGCGCCGCGTCGCCGAGCGCGAACGATGCGAGGGTGAGTTCGTCCGCGAACAGGTCGCAGACGGAACGGCGGTAATTCCCGCGAATCACGGCCACGAGACGCTCGATCCGATGATCATCGGCCGGGCGTTCGCGACGAAGGTAAACGCGAACATCGGCAACAGCGAGACGACCAGCGAGCTCGACGAGGAGCGGGCAAAACTACACGCGGCCGTCCACCACGGCGCAGATACGGTGATGGACCTGGGGACGGGCGCCGACCTCGACGCGATCAGGGAGGACCATCTCGCGCGCTCCCCGGTTCCGATCGGCACGGTACCGGTCTACGAGGCGCGCAAGCGCGCGGGCGCCCCCGGCGATCTCAGCGTCGACCTGCTGCTGTCGGTCATCGAGAAGCAAGCCCGACAGGGCGTCGACTACATGACGATACACGCCGGTATCCTCGCCGAACACCTGCCGCTCACCGAAGAGCGCACGACGGGCATCGTCTCGCGAGGCGGGTCGATCCTGGCGAAGTGGATGACGGCCTCCGGGAAGCAGAATCCGCTCTACACGTCGTTCGACAACATCTGCGAGATATGTGCGACCCACGACGTGACGATCAGTCTCGGCGATAGCCTCCGACCGGGTTGCCTGGCCGACGCGTGCGATGACGCCCAGTACGCCGAACTCGATACACTCGGCCAGCTGACGCGTCGGGCCCGGGACCACGGCGTGCAGGTGATGGTCGAGGGACCGGGCCACGTCCCGATGGACCGCATCGCCGAGAACGTCCGGCGCCAACAGCGCGTGTGTGACGGCGCGCCGTTCTACGTCCTCGGACCGCTCGTTACGGACATCGCGCCGGGATACGACCACATCACGAGCGCCATCGGCGCGGCGATCGCCGCCCAGCACGGCGCCGCCATGCTCTGTTACGTCACGCCGAAGGAACACCTCGGACTCCCCGACGAGGCGGACGTCCGCGACGGCCTCGCCGCGTATCGGATCGCGGCCCACGCCGCCGACGTCGGGACCAATCGGCCGGGCGCTCGGGACTGGGACGACGCGCTCTCGGCGGCACGGTACGCCTTCGACTGGACCGAACAGTTCGCCCTCGCGCTCGACCCCGAACGGGCCCGCGAGTACCACGACCAGACGCTCCCCGGGGACAACTACACCGACGCCCGCTTCTGCTCGATGTGCGGCGTCGAGTTCTGCTCGATGCGCATCGATCAGGACGCCCGCACGGACGGCGACCTCGACGAGTTGACGACCGAGACGGACCTCGAGGCGTCGCCGGCCGCGGAGGTCAACCGTCCGCCCGTCGGCACCCACGAGGAGAGCGAGTGA
- a CDS encoding CoA-binding protein — MPTQSDAEMRAVLEHRRIAVVGCSRTPGKAAHDVPAYLERHGYEIVPVNPYADVVIGAEAADSLSAVEGRVEVGCVFRPSDEVAGIVDEAIDRDDVEALWTQLGIRDDAAAERAESAGLTVVQDRCMKVEHGRLTA, encoded by the coding sequence ATGCCAACCCAGAGCGACGCCGAGATGCGGGCGGTGCTCGAGCACCGTCGCATCGCCGTCGTCGGCTGTTCACGGACGCCGGGCAAGGCGGCGCACGACGTCCCTGCCTACCTCGAACGCCACGGCTACGAGATCGTCCCGGTCAATCCGTACGCAGACGTAGTCATCGGAGCCGAGGCGGCCGACTCGCTATCGGCCGTCGAGGGGCGGGTCGAGGTGGGCTGCGTGTTCCGTCCGAGCGACGAGGTGGCGGGAATCGTCGACGAGGCGATCGATCGCGACGACGTGGAGGCGCTCTGGACCCAGCTCGGCATTCGCGACGACGCAGCGGCCGAGCGGGCCGAGTCGGCCGGCCTGACCGTCGTCCAGGATCGGTGCATGAAAGTCGAACACGGCCGGCTCACCGCCTGA
- a CDS encoding RAD55 family ATPase — protein sequence MYDLADVAVGDELDAGTNVLVAGPPLTGKRDMALDILASGADRGDGSIIVTTKDSAEKILEQFTERCNTTDPDIGIVDCVTKQRGIGTVDNDPRIRYASSPVDMTGIGIKLSEFLQEFYETRGLTQNRILLHSVSTLLMYSDLQTVFRFLHVFTGRIQSADALGLCVIDSTAHDDQTMNTLKQLFDVVLEVEENEDGEPTIRTAGLS from the coding sequence ATGTATGACCTCGCAGATGTCGCGGTCGGTGACGAGCTGGACGCCGGCACGAACGTTCTCGTCGCTGGTCCACCACTGACGGGCAAGCGGGATATGGCGCTCGATATACTGGCCTCCGGCGCGGATCGGGGCGACGGCTCGATCATCGTAACGACCAAAGACAGCGCCGAGAAGATCTTAGAACAGTTCACGGAACGATGCAACACGACCGATCCCGACATCGGCATCGTCGATTGCGTCACCAAACAGCGCGGAATCGGGACGGTCGATAACGATCCCCGAATCCGCTATGCCTCCTCGCCGGTCGACATGACCGGCATCGGGATCAAGCTCTCGGAGTTCCTCCAGGAGTTCTACGAGACGCGCGGGCTCACCCAGAACCGCATCCTCTTACACTCCGTCTCGACGCTCCTGATGTATTCGGACTTACAGACGGTGTTTCGGTTCCTGCACGTCTTCACCGGTCGCATTCAGAGCGCCGACGCGCTGGGCCTGTGCGTGATCGATTCGACCGCGCACGACGACCAGACGATGAACACCCTCAAACAGCTGTTCGACGTCGTACTCGAAGTCGAGGAGAACGAGGACGGCGAACCGACGATCCGAACCGCGGGCCTCTCCTGA